One window of Bacteroides sp. AN502(2024) genomic DNA carries:
- a CDS encoding 4-alpha-glucanotransferase translates to MILSFNIEYRTSWGEEVKISGLFPESIPLRTTDGIYWTTEVELEVPQEGMSINYSYQIEQNGIVIRKEWDSFPRSLFISGTSRKRYRINDCWKNIPEQLYLYSSAFTEALLAHPEKENIPQSYKKGLVIKAYAPHINRNDCLAICGNQKSLGHWDPDKAVLMSDANFPEWQIELDASKLKYPLEYKFILYNKQEKKADCWEKNPNRYLADPELRTNETLVISDRYVYFDTPVWKGAGIAIPVFSLKSEKSFGVGDFGDLKRMIDWAVRTHQKVIQILPVNDTTMTHTWTDSYPYNSISIYAFHPMYADIRQMGTLKDKEAASKFSKKQQELNSLPTIDYEAVNQTKWEFFNLLFRQEGEKVLASKGFKDFFETNREWLQPYAVFSYLRDAYKTPNFRKWPRHSLYDAKDIEKMCRPESADYPHISLYYYIQYHLHLQLRSATEYARQQGVVLKGDIPIGISRNSVEAWTEPHYFNFNGQAGAPPDDFSINGQNWGFPTYNWDVMEKDGYRWWMKRFQKMAEYFDAYRIDHILGFFRIWEIPMHSVHGLLGQFDPSLPMSREEIESYGLTFRDEYLIPSIHESFLGQLFGPHTNLVKQNFLQLVGDSGTYRMKPGFETQREVEQFFAGRNDEDSIWIREGLYSLISNVLFIADKKEKGKYHPRIGVQRDYVFRLLNEEEKKAFNKLYDQYYYHRHNEFWYQQAMKKLPQLTQSTRMLVCGEDLGMIPACVSSVMNDLRILSLEIQRMPKNPMYEFGNLNEYPYRSVCTISTHDMSTLRGWWEEDYQQTQRYYNTTLGHYGTAPTSATPELCEEIVRNHLNSNSILCILSFQDWLSIDEKWRNPNVTEERINVPSNPRNYWRYRMHLTLEQLMKAKTLNDKICELIKYTGRLH, encoded by the coding sequence ATGATTCTATCATTTAATATTGAATATCGCACCAGCTGGGGAGAAGAAGTAAAAATTTCCGGTTTATTTCCGGAATCAATACCTTTACGCACCACCGATGGCATCTATTGGACGACGGAAGTTGAGCTTGAAGTCCCCCAAGAAGGGATGTCTATCAATTACAGCTACCAGATAGAACAAAACGGAATCGTTATCCGCAAGGAATGGGACAGTTTTCCGAGATCCCTTTTCATATCAGGTACTTCCAGAAAGCGATACAGAATCAATGATTGTTGGAAAAATATCCCGGAACAATTATATCTTTATAGTTCTGCTTTTACAGAAGCCTTACTGGCACATCCCGAGAAAGAGAATATCCCGCAAAGTTATAAGAAGGGACTGGTTATCAAAGCCTATGCCCCGCATATCAACAGAAATGATTGTCTGGCGATTTGTGGTAACCAGAAATCATTAGGTCATTGGGACCCGGACAAAGCGGTTCTTATGAGTGATGCCAATTTTCCGGAGTGGCAGATAGAACTGGATGCCAGCAAACTAAAATATCCGCTGGAATACAAATTCATCCTCTACAACAAACAAGAAAAAAAGGCGGACTGCTGGGAGAAAAATCCCAACCGTTATTTGGCAGATCCGGAGCTGAGGACAAACGAAACGCTCGTGATCTCCGACCGGTATGTATATTTCGACACTCCCGTCTGGAAAGGTGCGGGAATCGCTATACCTGTATTCTCTTTAAAATCTGAGAAAAGTTTTGGAGTAGGTGATTTTGGTGACTTGAAACGCATGATTGACTGGGCAGTGCGCACTCATCAAAAAGTCATTCAGATTTTACCGGTCAACGACACCACCATGACTCACACATGGACTGATTCTTACCCCTATAACAGCATTTCCATTTATGCCTTCCACCCGATGTACGCGGATATCAGGCAAATGGGAACTCTGAAAGACAAAGAAGCTGCATCGAAATTCAGTAAAAAGCAGCAGGAACTGAACAGCCTGCCTACTATTGATTATGAAGCAGTCAACCAGACCAAATGGGAGTTTTTCAACTTGCTATTCCGCCAAGAAGGAGAAAAGGTTTTGGCTTCCAAAGGTTTCAAAGACTTCTTTGAGACCAACAGAGAATGGCTGCAACCCTACGCAGTCTTCAGCTATCTGCGCGATGCTTACAAAACGCCCAATTTCCGCAAATGGCCGAGGCACTCCCTTTATGATGCGAAAGATATAGAAAAAATGTGCCGGCCGGAAAGTGCAGATTATCCTCATATCTCATTGTATTACTATATTCAGTATCATCTGCACCTGCAATTGCGATCTGCGACCGAATATGCCCGCCAACAGGGTGTCGTATTAAAGGGAGATATTCCAATCGGAATCAGCCGCAACAGTGTGGAAGCCTGGACAGAACCCCATTATTTCAATTTCAACGGACAAGCCGGTGCTCCCCCCGATGATTTCTCCATCAACGGACAAAACTGGGGATTCCCCACATATAACTGGGATGTCATGGAAAAAGACGGTTACCGCTGGTGGATGAAGCGTTTCCAGAAAATGGCGGAATACTTCGATGCTTACCGAATCGACCATATTCTCGGATTCTTCCGTATCTGGGAAATACCAATGCACTCCGTACACGGATTGCTAGGTCAGTTTGATCCTTCTCTCCCAATGAGCCGGGAAGAAATCGAAAGTTACGGTCTCACGTTTCGGGATGAATACCTGATCCCATCCATTCATGAATCTTTCCTTGGACAGCTGTTCGGACCACATACCAATCTAGTAAAACAAAACTTCCTCCAATTAGTTGGCGACTCCGGTACCTATCGCATGAAGCCGGGATTCGAGACACAGCGGGAAGTAGAACAATTCTTTGCCGGCAGAAATGATGAAGATAGTATCTGGATTCGGGAAGGACTTTATTCGTTAATCAGCAACGTTTTATTTATTGCGGACAAAAAAGAGAAAGGAAAGTATCATCCCCGCATCGGTGTACAACGGGATTACGTATTCCGATTACTAAACGAAGAAGAGAAAAAGGCCTTTAACAAACTATACGACCAGTATTATTATCATCGACACAATGAGTTCTGGTATCAACAGGCCATGAAGAAGTTACCCCAACTGACACAATCAACCCGTATGTTGGTTTGTGGAGAGGATTTGGGAATGATCCCCGCTTGTGTATCATCAGTGATGAACGATCTCCGTATTCTTAGCTTGGAAATTCAACGGATGCCTAAAAATCCAATGTATGAATTCGGGAATTTGAATGAGTATCCATACCGGTCTGTCTGCACAATCTCTACCCACGACATGTCTACTCTGCGAGGCTGGTGGGAAGAAGATTATCAACAGACCCAACGATACTATAATACAACATTAGGGCACTACGGCACCGCACCGACAAGTGCGACTCCGGAGCTATGCGAGGAAATCGTACGCAATCATCTCAATAGTAACTCTATTCTCTGTATCTTATCTTTCCAGGACTGGTTATCGATAGACGAGAAATGGAGAAACCCGAATGTGACAGAAGAACGAATCAATGTTCCGTCAAATCCGCGAAATTATTGGAGATACCGGATGCACCTCACATTGGAGCAGTTGATGAAAGCAAAAACGCTCAATGATAAGATTTGTGAACTGATAAAATACACAGGAAGATTACACTAA
- a CDS encoding adenosylcobalamin-dependent ribonucleoside-diphosphate reductase: MEKQIYSYDEAYEESLRYFQGDELAARVWVNKYAVKDSFGNIYEKSPKDMHWRIANEVARIESKYPNALTAKELYDLLDHFKYIVPQGSPMTGIGNDYQVASLSNCFVIGVDGAADSYGAIIKIDEEQVQLMKRRGGVGHDLSHIRPKGSPVKNSALTSTGLVPFMERYSNSTREVAQDGRRGALMLSVSIKHPDSEAFIDAKMTEGKVTGANVSVKLDDAFMQAAVDKKPYVQQYPIDSAKPTFTKEIDASTLWKKIVHNAWKSAEPGVLFWDTIIRESVPDCYADLGYRTVSTNPCGEIPLCPYDSCRLLAINLYSYVVNPFKPDAYFDFDLFQKHVALAQRIMDDIIDLELEKIERIMDKIDEDPENEEVKHAERTLWEKIYKKSGQGRRTGVGITAEGDMLAALGLRYGTEEATEFSEKVHKTIALGAYRSSVEMAKERGAFEIYSSEREQNNPFIQRLAAADPELYEDMKKYGRRNIACLTIAPTGTTSLMTQTTSGIEPVFLPVYKRRRKVNPNDTNVHVDFVDETGDAFEEYIVFHHKFVTWMEANGYDPTKRYSQEEIDELVAKSPYYKATSNDVDWLMKVKMQGRIQKWVDHSISVTINLPNDVDEDLVNRLYVEAWKSGCKGCTVYRDGSRSGVLISTKSNKEKKEELPPCKPPTVVEVRPRILEADVVRFQNNKEKWVAFVGLLDGHPYEIFTGLQDDDEGILLPKSVTCGRIIKNVDEDGTKRYDFQFENKRGYKTTIEGLSEKFNKEYWNYAKLISGVLRYRMPIEQVIKLVGSLQLNSESINTWKNGVERALKKYIQDGTEAKGKKCPNCGNETLVYQEGCLICTTCGASRCG; this comes from the coding sequence GTGGAAAAACAGATTTATTCTTACGACGAAGCCTATGAAGAATCTTTACGATATTTTCAAGGCGACGAGCTTGCTGCAAGGGTTTGGGTAAACAAATACGCAGTAAAGGATTCTTTCGGTAACATCTATGAAAAGTCCCCGAAAGACATGCATTGGAGAATTGCAAATGAAGTGGCACGCATAGAATCGAAGTATCCGAATGCATTGACAGCCAAAGAACTGTATGATTTATTAGATCACTTCAAGTACATCGTTCCCCAAGGTAGCCCAATGACAGGCATCGGTAACGACTATCAAGTTGCATCACTATCCAACTGCTTCGTTATTGGAGTGGATGGTGCAGCCGACTCTTACGGCGCTATCATCAAAATCGACGAAGAACAGGTACAATTGATGAAAAGACGCGGTGGAGTAGGTCATGACTTATCGCACATTCGTCCGAAAGGTTCTCCCGTTAAAAACTCGGCACTGACTTCTACCGGTCTTGTTCCGTTTATGGAACGTTATTCGAATTCGACTCGTGAGGTAGCTCAAGACGGACGTCGCGGTGCATTGATGTTGAGTGTATCCATCAAGCATCCGGATTCAGAAGCATTCATTGACGCTAAGATGACTGAAGGCAAAGTGACCGGAGCAAATGTTTCTGTCAAACTGGACGATGCTTTCATGCAGGCTGCCGTAGATAAAAAGCCGTATGTACAGCAATATCCTATCGATTCTGCCAAACCGACATTTACCAAAGAGATCGACGCTTCTACCTTATGGAAAAAGATTGTTCATAATGCATGGAAATCAGCAGAACCGGGTGTCCTGTTCTGGGATACAATTATCCGTGAATCCGTGCCAGATTGCTATGCAGATCTAGGCTACAGAACTGTATCTACCAATCCATGCGGAGAAATTCCCCTATGTCCTTACGATTCATGCCGCCTGTTGGCTATCAATCTATATTCTTATGTGGTGAATCCATTCAAGCCGGATGCTTATTTTGATTTTGATTTGTTCCAAAAGCACGTAGCTCTCGCCCAACGTATCATGGATGACATTATCGACCTCGAGCTCGAGAAGATCGAACGTATCATGGACAAGATTGACGAAGATCCGGAAAATGAAGAAGTAAAACATGCGGAACGCACGCTTTGGGAGAAAATATATAAAAAGAGTGGACAAGGTCGCCGTACGGGTGTAGGCATCACGGCAGAAGGCGATATGCTCGCTGCTTTGGGATTACGCTATGGAACGGAAGAAGCGACGGAATTCTCTGAGAAAGTACACAAGACAATAGCTCTCGGCGCATACCGTTCTTCTGTGGAAATGGCCAAAGAACGTGGGGCTTTCGAAATATACAGCAGTGAGCGTGAACAGAACAACCCGTTCATCCAACGCTTGGCAGCAGCTGACCCGGAACTGTATGAAGATATGAAGAAATACGGTCGCCGCAATATTGCCTGTCTGACAATTGCTCCAACCGGAACCACCAGTCTGATGACGCAGACCACTTCGGGTATCGAGCCTGTATTCCTGCCAGTCTACAAACGCAGAAGAAAGGTTAATCCGAATGATACGAATGTACATGTAGACTTTGTAGACGAAACCGGAGATGCATTTGAAGAATATATCGTATTCCATCACAAGTTTGTGACTTGGATGGAAGCTAACGGATATGATCCGACAAAGCGCTATTCCCAAGAAGAAATTGACGAACTGGTAGCCAAATCTCCTTATTACAAAGCAACTTCCAACGATGTCGACTGGTTGATGAAGGTGAAGATGCAGGGAAGGATCCAGAAATGGGTAGACCACTCCATCAGCGTGACGATCAATCTGCCGAACGATGTAGACGAGGATTTAGTAAACCGCCTGTATGTAGAAGCATGGAAATCCGGCTGTAAAGGCTGCACTGTATATCGCGACGGATCACGCTCCGGAGTTTTGATTTCTACTAAATCGAATAAGGAAAAGAAAGAGGAGCTGCCTCCTTGCAAACCGCCTACGGTTGTAGAGGTACGCCCGAGAATATTGGAAGCAGATGTTGTCCGTTTCCAAAACAACAAGGAAAAATGGGTGGCTTTTGTCGGATTATTGGATGGACACCCTTATGAAATATTCACAGGTTTGCAAGATGATGATGAAGGTATCTTGTTGCCTAAGAGCGTGACTTGCGGACGTATCATCAAAAATGTAGATGAAGACGGAACCAAACGTTACGACTTCCAATTCGAGAACAAACGCGGATATAAGACGACCATTGAAGGATTGTCAGAGAAGTTCAACAAAGAATACTGGAACTATGCAAAATTGATTTCCGGCGTACTCCGCTACCGGATGCCGATTGAACAGGTTATCAAGCTGGTTGGCTCTCTCCAATTGAACAGTGAAAGTATCAATACTTGGAAAAACGGTGTGGAACGTGCATTGAAGAAGTATATTCAGGATGGTACGGAAGCCAAAGGAAAGAAATGCCCGAACTGTGGCAATGAGACATTGGTTTATCAGGAAGGCTGTCTGATTTGTACTACTTGCGGTGCTTCCAGGTGTGGGTAA
- a CDS encoding NADPH-dependent oxidoreductase — MFETVKNRRTIRKYLPKDINSSLLNDLLETSFRASTMGGMQLYSVVVTRDAEMKEKLSPAHFNQPMVKNAPVVLTFCADFRRFSKWCEQRKAVPGYDNLMSFMNASMDTLLVAQTFCTLAEEIGLGICYLGTTTYNPQMIIDILQLPELVFPLTTITVGYPDGIPAQVDRLPLEAVVHNEKYHDYTEEEIDKLYAYKESLPENKQFVEENEKETLAQVFTDVRYTKKDNEFMSENLLKVLRQQGFLKE, encoded by the coding sequence ATGTTTGAAACCGTAAAGAACAGAAGAACTATCCGAAAATATCTACCTAAAGATATAAATTCGAGTTTGTTAAATGATTTGCTCGAAACCTCTTTCCGTGCTTCTACGATGGGGGGGATGCAACTTTATAGTGTAGTTGTGACTCGTGATGCAGAAATGAAAGAAAAACTTTCGCCTGCCCATTTCAATCAGCCTATGGTTAAAAACGCACCGGTTGTATTGACTTTCTGTGCTGATTTCCGTCGTTTCAGCAAATGGTGTGAACAACGGAAAGCCGTGCCCGGCTATGATAATTTAATGTCTTTTATGAATGCGTCCATGGATACTTTGCTCGTTGCTCAGACTTTCTGTACACTGGCAGAAGAAATAGGACTCGGCATTTGTTATCTGGGGACTACCACTTATAATCCTCAAATGATTATCGATATTCTTCAACTGCCAGAATTGGTATTTCCTCTTACAACAATAACGGTAGGATACCCGGATGGTATTCCCGCCCAAGTCGACCGTTTACCTTTGGAAGCTGTTGTGCACAACGAAAAATATCACGACTATACAGAGGAAGAGATCGATAAGCTCTATGCTTACAAAGAATCATTGCCGGAGAATAAGCAGTTTGTCGAGGAAAATGAAAAAGAGACGTTGGCTCAGGTTTTCACAGATGTGCGTTATACAAAGAAAGATAACGAATTTATGTCTGAAAACCTATTGAAAGTACTCCGCCAACAAGGCTTCTTGAAAGAGTGA
- the dnaA gene encoding chromosomal replication initiator protein DnaA: MIESNHVVLWNRCLEIIKDNVPDTTYNTWFAPIVPLKYEDKTLIIQIPSQFFYEILEERFVDLIRKTLYKVIGEGTKLMYNVMVDKTSIPNQTVNLEASNRSTAVTPKSITGGGNKAPDFLQAPAVQDLDPHLNPNYNFENFIEGYSNKLSRSVAEAVAQKPGGTAFNPLFLYGASGVGKTHLANAIGTKIKEIYPEKRVLYVSAHLFQVQYTDSVRNNTTNDFINFYQTIDVLIIDDIQEFAGVTKTQNNFFHIFNHLHQNGKQLILTSDRAPVLLQGIEERLLTRFKWGMVAELEKPTVELRKDILRNKIHRDGLQFPAEVIDYIAENVNESVRDLEGIVIAIMARSTIFNKEIDLDLAQHIVHGVVHNETKAITIDDILQVVCKHFDLEPSAIHTKSRKREVVQARQIAMYLAKNHTDFSTSKIGKFIGNKDHATVLHACKTVKGQLEVDKSFHAEVQEIESLLKKRN; the protein is encoded by the coding sequence ATGATTGAATCAAATCATGTCGTACTTTGGAACCGCTGTCTTGAAATAATTAAAGACAATGTTCCCGATACGACATATAACACTTGGTTTGCCCCGATTGTTCCATTGAAATATGAGGACAAAACTTTGATCATACAGATCCCTAGCCAGTTTTTTTATGAAATTCTGGAGGAGAGATTCGTAGATCTAATACGCAAGACATTATATAAGGTTATTGGCGAAGGCACCAAGTTGATGTACAACGTCATGGTGGACAAGACTTCGATTCCGAATCAAACGGTGAATCTTGAAGCAAGTAATCGTTCTACAGCTGTTACCCCTAAAAGCATAACCGGAGGAGGAAACAAAGCTCCCGATTTCCTACAGGCCCCTGCTGTTCAGGATCTGGATCCGCATTTGAATCCTAATTATAACTTTGAGAACTTCATTGAAGGATACAGCAATAAACTATCAAGAAGTGTAGCAGAAGCTGTAGCACAAAAGCCGGGAGGGACCGCTTTCAATCCGCTGTTTCTTTATGGAGCATCTGGAGTGGGAAAGACACATCTGGCAAATGCAATAGGCACGAAAATCAAAGAAATTTATCCAGAAAAAAGAGTGTTGTACGTTTCGGCACATTTGTTTCAGGTGCAATATACAGATTCTGTACGCAATAACACGACCAACGACTTTATTAATTTTTATCAGACGATCGATGTATTAATTATTGATGATATCCAGGAGTTTGCCGGTGTCACTAAGACGCAAAACAACTTCTTCCATATCTTCAATCATTTACACCAGAATGGCAAACAGCTCATATTGACTTCGGACCGCGCTCCTGTATTGTTGCAAGGTATCGAAGAACGTCTCCTGACCCGCTTCAAATGGGGTATGGTAGCCGAACTTGAAAAGCCGACCGTAGAACTTCGCAAAGATATTCTGCGCAACAAGATACACCGTGACGGATTACAATTCCCGGCAGAAGTGATTGACTATATTGCTGAAAATGTGAATGAGAGTGTACGTGATTTAGAAGGTATCGTCATCGCCATCATGGCTCGTTCTACTATTTTCAATAAGGAAATAGATCTGGATTTGGCACAACACATTGTACATGGAGTGGTTCACAACGAAACGAAAGCTATCACCATTGACGATATTCTCCAAGTGGTATGCAAGCATTTCGATCTGGAGCCGTCTGCCATACATACAAAATCCAGAAAAAGAGAGGTCGTTCAAGCACGACAGATCGCCATGTATTTAGCTAAAAATCACACCGACTTTTCAACTTCCAAGATAGGCAAGTTCATCGGTAACAAAGACCATGCAACGGTACTTCACGCCTGCAAAACCGTAAAAGGACAATTAGAGGTAGACAAGAGCTTTCATGCAGAAGTGCAGGAAATAGAATCGTTACTGAAAAAGAGAAACTAA
- a CDS encoding MlaD family protein encodes MKYITKEVRIGIAGIVALCVLIYGINWLKGIHMFQPSSYFYAKFENVNGLTKSSPVFADGVRVGIVRDIFYDYSKPRNVIVEVELDTELRIPKGSTAELVSELMGGVRMNILLANNPREKYAIGDTIPGTLNNGMMESAAKLIPKVQEMLPKLDSILISLNNILGDKSIPATLHSIEKTTANLAVVSSQVKGLMSSDIPQLTSKLNTIGDNFVAISGNLKEVDYAATFKKIDETLANVKMLTEKLNSKNNTLGLLFNDPTLYHNLNATTENAASLLEDLKEHPKRYVHFSLFGKKDK; translated from the coding sequence ATGAAGTACATTACAAAAGAAGTCAGAATAGGTATTGCAGGTATCGTTGCACTATGTGTGCTTATATATGGAATCAACTGGCTGAAAGGTATACACATGTTTCAGCCTTCCAGCTATTTCTATGCCAAATTTGAGAATGTAAACGGACTCACAAAATCAAGTCCGGTATTTGCCGACGGTGTCCGTGTAGGTATTGTGCGCGACATCTTTTATGATTATTCCAAACCTCGAAATGTGATTGTCGAAGTAGAACTGGACACCGAACTGCGGATTCCTAAAGGAAGTACCGCCGAACTTGTATCCGAACTTATGGGAGGCGTACGTATGAATATTCTTCTAGCCAACAACCCACGTGAAAAATATGCCATAGGAGATACTATCCCCGGAACCCTGAACAACGGAATGATGGAGAGCGCAGCAAAACTGATACCGAAAGTGCAAGAGATGCTGCCTAAACTGGACTCTATCCTCATCTCCCTGAACAATATCTTAGGTGACAAGAGCATTCCCGCCACCCTGCACTCGATAGAAAAAACAACCGCCAACCTGGCAGTAGTCAGTTCACAAGTAAAAGGACTGATGAGTAGTGATATCCCCCAGCTCACAAGTAAACTGAACACCATCGGAGACAACTTTGTGGCCATCAGCGGAAATCTGAAAGAGGTGGATTATGCAGCTACTTTCAAAAAAATAGACGAGACATTGGCTAACGTAAAAATGCTTACAGAGAAACTAAATAGCAAGAATAACACACTCGGCCTGCTCTTCAACGACCCAACTTTATACCATAATCTGAACGCTACAACTGAAAATGCGGCCAGCTTATTAGAGGACCTGAAAGAGCATCCGAAACGATACGTTCACTTCTCATTATTCGGCAAGAAAGATAAGTAG
- a CDS encoding N-acetylmuramoyl-L-alanine amidase → MKLNRSYILYIFICLWLLFLPSCTSHLWGKDFVVVIDAGHGGHDPGAIGKISKEKQINLNVALKVGNLIKKNCDDVKVIYTRNKDVFIPLDRRAEIANNAKADLFISIHTNALANNRTAKGASTWTLGLAKSNANLEVAKRENAVILYESDYKTRYAGFNPNSAESYIIFEFMQDKYMEQSVHLASLVQKQFRQTCKRADRGVHQAGFLVLKASAMPSILIELGFISTPEEERYLNSEEGSATMAKGIYRAFLNYKREHELRLTGASKTIIPNEQEENTPPEVTPKDTEIVNTAPKQQELSAKATTTAPKRPIVAESATDDSDITFKIQILTSSKPLTKNDKRLKGLKDVDYYKEGGIYKYTYGASTNYNKVLRTKRTIMAQFKDAFIIAFRNGEKMDVREAIAEFKKRKNK, encoded by the coding sequence ATGAAACTGAATAGATCGTACATATTATATATATTCATTTGCCTCTGGCTACTTTTTCTACCCTCATGTACCAGCCACTTATGGGGGAAAGATTTTGTAGTAGTTATTGACGCCGGACATGGCGGACATGATCCGGGTGCCATAGGCAAAATCTCGAAAGAGAAACAGATCAATCTGAACGTCGCCTTGAAAGTGGGAAATCTGATCAAAAAAAACTGTGACGATGTCAAAGTGATCTATACCCGCAACAAAGATGTCTTTATTCCGCTGGATCGACGGGCAGAAATTGCGAACAATGCAAAGGCCGATCTCTTTATTTCCATTCACACCAATGCACTGGCAAACAACCGCACAGCCAAAGGAGCTTCAACTTGGACGCTGGGGTTGGCCAAATCAAACGCTAATCTGGAAGTCGCCAAACGGGAGAACGCTGTAATCCTCTACGAAAGTGACTATAAAACAAGATATGCCGGTTTTAATCCGAACTCTGCCGAGTCATATATTATATTTGAGTTCATGCAGGACAAATATATGGAGCAAAGTGTACATTTGGCCTCATTGGTGCAAAAGCAGTTCCGCCAAACCTGTAAACGGGCAGACCGGGGAGTGCATCAAGCCGGATTCCTTGTCTTAAAAGCAAGTGCCATGCCCAGCATTCTGATAGAATTAGGGTTTATTTCTACTCCGGAAGAAGAACGTTATCTGAATTCCGAAGAGGGATCCGCAACGATGGCCAAAGGTATTTACCGAGCTTTCCTGAATTACAAACGAGAACATGAGCTACGTCTTACCGGAGCCAGTAAAACGATTATCCCAAACGAACAGGAAGAAAACACCCCCCCGGAAGTTACCCCAAAGGATACTGAAATCGTAAATACGGCTCCTAAACAGCAGGAATTATCAGCCAAAGCAACAACAACAGCGCCGAAGCGCCCCATTGTAGCAGAAAGTGCAACCGATGACAGTGACATTACATTTAAGATACAGATACTTACTTCTTCCAAGCCTCTCACCAAAAATGACAAACGACTGAAAGGACTGAAAGACGTAGATTATTATAAAGAAGGGGGAATATACAAATACACGTATGGGGCCTCTACCAATTACAACAAAGTGTTGCGTACGAAACGCACTATTATGGCACAATTCAAGGATGCTTTCATCATCGCTTTCCGGAATGGAGAGAAAATGGACGTCCGTGAAGCGATTGCCGAATTCAAAAAAAGAAAAAATAAATAA
- a CDS encoding transporter produces the protein MIAFFLKSPLLCASKLKCTTMLRFLKNWTLPIAMLVGAVGYPLFISLSFLTPYLIFTMLLLTFCKVSPRDLKLKPLHLWLLLIQIGGALVAYLLLYRFDKIVAEGVMVCIICPTATAAAVITSKLGGSAASLTTYTLIGNIGAAIAVPVLFPWVEVHPDITFGAAFFVILSKVFPLLICPFLAAWLLSKCLPKAHQKLLGYHELAFYLWAVSLAIVTAQTFYSLLHEPADGFTEILIAIGALVACCLQFFLGKTIGSIYNDRISGGQALGQKNTILAIWMAHTYLNPLSAVAPGSYVLWQNIINSWQLWKKRRNGDIRIGNQIRT, from the coding sequence ATGATAGCTTTTTTCCTGAAATCTCCGTTACTTTGCGCTTCGAAGTTAAAATGTACGACGATGCTTAGGTTTTTGAAGAATTGGACGTTACCTATTGCTATGCTGGTAGGTGCTGTAGGTTATCCACTGTTTATCAGTCTTTCTTTCTTGACTCCCTATCTTATTTTTACGATGTTGCTATTGACCTTCTGTAAGGTATCTCCCCGTGATTTGAAACTTAAACCTCTTCATTTGTGGTTGTTGCTGATTCAGATTGGTGGAGCATTGGTTGCTTATCTGTTGCTTTATCGTTTTGATAAAATTGTGGCAGAGGGAGTGATGGTTTGTATCATTTGTCCGACAGCTACGGCTGCTGCGGTGATTACTTCTAAGTTGGGAGGGAGTGCGGCCAGTTTGACTACTTATACATTGATAGGGAATATTGGAGCGGCTATTGCCGTACCTGTTCTTTTTCCTTGGGTGGAGGTACATCCTGATATCACTTTTGGAGCGGCATTCTTTGTCATTTTGAGTAAGGTGTTTCCGTTGTTGATTTGTCCTTTTCTGGCTGCTTGGTTGTTGAGTAAGTGCTTGCCAAAAGCACATCAGAAGTTATTGGGGTATCATGAGCTTGCTTTTTATCTGTGGGCTGTATCTCTGGCCATCGTAACAGCGCAAACATTCTATTCATTACTTCATGAGCCAGCGGATGGTTTTACGGAAATCCTGATTGCCATTGGGGCTTTAGTAGCTTGTTGTTTGCAGTTCTTTTTGGGTAAGACAATCGGTTCTATTTATAATGACCGTATCAGTGGCGGGCAGGCACTGGGACAAAAGAATACGATTTTGGCTATTTGGATGGCACATACTTATCTAAACCCATTGTCCGCTGTGGCTCCTGGTTCGTATGTGTTGTGGCAAAACATCATCAATAGCTGGCAGTTGTGGAAGAAGAGAAGAAATGGGGATATTCGTATCGGTAACCAAATAAGAACATAA